The following coding sequences are from one Rattus rattus isolate New Zealand chromosome 11, Rrattus_CSIRO_v1, whole genome shotgun sequence window:
- the LOC116911984 gene encoding deoxyuridine 5'-triphosphate nucleotidohydrolase-like, translating into MAVTSPSKGPRRATKGSAGLDLRTTTRLVLTPRMGVQLIETDFKEPLEPGTVGLLIGRSSTALRGLHVHPGVIDPDYTRVVKIMVESLKGITAISPEYRIAQLLLLPSLHERFAAQSRERGEKGFIPQALTLHF; encoded by the coding sequence ATGGCCGTCACTTCGCCATCCAAGGGGCCAAGGAGAGCCACTAAGGGCTCCGCAGGACTGGACCTCCGCACCACCACCAGACTCGTACTAACTCCTCGGATGGGGGTCCAGTTGatagaaactgattttaaagAACCCCTTGAGCCTGGCACAGTAGGGTTACTTATAGGGAGATCATCTACAGCTTTAAGAGGACTGCATGTCCATCCAGGAGTTATTGACCCAGATTATACCAGGGTAGTCAAGATCATGGTAGAATCGCTGAAAGGGATTACTGCCATTTCCCCTGAGTACAGAATAGCCCAACTATTACTTTTACCTAGTCTTCATGAAAGATTTGCAGCCCAGtccagagagaggggagagaagggtttcATTCCACAGGCTCTGACCTTACATTTTTAG